A segment of the Geoglobus ahangari genome:
CTCGAAGTTTTCGGGCATCTGCTTGACCTCGTCCATGTGGCTGGCCCACACCCTGATCTTTTCCGGAAATCCCCTGAAGATCTCGTCCTCGTCGAGAACCGTCACCTCAACCTCCGCGTACCCACCAACGCTGCCCCTTCCAACCTCACCGCCGTAGGCCTTGGCGATTATGTGGTGTCCGAGGCATATGCCGAGGATCGGTATGTCAAGCTCCTTTACGTACTCAACACTCCTCCCGGACTTCTCTATGCTCGGCCCTCCGCCGATGACCAGTCCGTCAGCATCTATCTCCTCAGGCGGGGTCGTGTTGTCTATCAGCCTGCTCTCCACACCCAGATCCCTGAGGGTTCTGTGGATGAGGTGGTTGTACTGGCCGAGGTTGTAGACTATGTAGACCTTCACAGAAGAGCTTTCGAGCGTTAGTTTATAAAGGTTCCTTAAGGGCCCTCAGCCTCTCCTCACACATCCTGAAGAGCTCCTCAGCCTGCTCCCTGCTGATCTCGCCGCTCGCAAGGAAGCTGCCTATGTACGGATAAATCAGGTTGTCCAGCTCCCACTGAACGCGCTTGTAGCTGAACCCTCCCTCCTCTGCCTCCCTGAAGTACCTCTCCACACTCTCCCTAAGCTTAAAGTAGACCTCTTCCCTCATGACTCAAAATTAACTTATTTATACGACTATTTCAACTTTTAGTTTGGAGCAGGGGTGTCTGAATGATAGACCCGCGGTTTCTCGTCGAAATGCTGTCGAGCAACATTGAGAGGAGCGGCAACCCCATAGGGGTCGAGAACTCGAAGATAAACACATGGTGGAGTGACACTGAAGTGAAGAAGGATGGGGAGTGGCTGTTCTTCACGGGGATGATGTACCAGCTCTCCCCCTACATTGAGTCAATCGTCAGCTACCTCGAGAAGGTCGAGAACTCCGGGCTTCAGAGGTTGCTCGGGCTGTCCAAGAACCTCCCCCTGCCATTCGGAATCCTCAGCAGAACCACCCCCGAGGAGAGGAGGAGAGAGGCGGACAGAATCCTCAGGTGCATCCACTCCCTCCTGCTCAAGTCGGGAGTTGAGGTGTTCTACCTCCCGGAGCTCGACGCCTACACAGGAATCCTGCTCTACGACTTTGGAGACGATGAGGGCTTCGAAAGGCATGCGAGGAAGGTCGCTAAAACCCTTGAAAGCGCTGGGGTCGAGAGGATCGTCACCGCCGACCCCCACACGAGCTACGCCCTGAAGGTTCTTTACCCGGAGTACACCGGAGCTGAGTTCGAGGTCTCAAGCTACATCGAGCTCGTAAGGCCCAGAAAGAAGGGCAACAAGACAGAGGTGGTTGTGCACGACCCCTGCTACTACGGCAGGTATCTAGAGATATCCGACGAGATCAGAAGGCTCCTGAGAGATGCCGGAGTAGAATTCACCGAGCCGAAATACTCTGGGAGAATGACCAACTGCTGCGGAGGTCCGATAGAGGCCATCTCACCCTCGGTGTCGAAGGAGATCGCAAAGCTCAGGCTGAGCGAGCTTGAGGGAGGAGTGGTGGTCACCGCATGCCCGATCTGCATGGTGAACCTGAGGAGGGCCGGAGGAGAGGTCGTTGATCTGGCGACGGTGATTGGAGATGAGGATTGCTGAGGTGCTGAGGAGAAACGGCGCGGACGTTCTGGTCGTCAGGGATGCGAACGAGGTTCTTGAAAAGTTCAGAGACGCATATGTGAGCCACGCACTGAGCGCGGACGAGAAGACAGGGGTGATTTTCCTCGGAGGGGTTGAGGATAAGAGGCAGAGCGCGCTGGCAGAGTACCACGTAATAGTTCTGAGGGCTGAGGACATCATGGAAGATGTGCTCTCAGCGTACGCTCACGCGAGAGCGAGGTCGAACCACGTTTTTGCGACCAGCAGCCCGTCAAAGACCGCGGACATCGAGGGAAAGCTCGTCTTCGGGATGCACGGGCCGAGGAGAGTGACGGTGATAATCGAGGTGGGAGAATGAGGGTCGAGGAGGCTATCAAAAGAGAGTCGATAAGGGAGGGGATCCTCAGATCGCTCAGAAACCTTAGCAGCGCCGTGGAGAGGAACGTGCAGGAGCACCCCTACCTGCTCGACTACGCAAGGGAGGTCAGGGAGGCGAGGCTCGGCGTTGCCGAAAATTACAGCCAATGGATGAGTAGGGCGAGGGATGTGCTCGAGAGCAGGGGTGTGGAGGTGCACTTTGCCAGAAATGCGAGGAGGGCGAGGGAGATTGCGGGAGAGATCGTGGGCAGCGGGAAGGTGGTGGTCAAGGCCAAGTCCATGGTCTCTGAGGAGATACACCTGAGGGAGCACCTCGAGAGGCTCGGAAACGAGGTCTGGGAGACGGATCTGGGGGAGCTCATAGTCCAGCTCGCCAACGAGAAGCCGATGCACATGGTCATTCCAGCCCTGCACTACTCCGAGGGAGAGGTTGCCGAGATTCTGAAGAAAATAGGGGTTACCGGCAAAAGCGCTGAGGAGCTTGCCGAGGGTGTCAGGAGGTTCATGAGGGAGAAGTTCCTGAAAGCGGATGTCGGGATTTCGGGGTGCAACGCCTTTTCCGCTGAATCGGGCAGGATATTCCTTATAGAGAATGAGGGAAACATCAGGCTCTCCACGACCCTGCCGAAGACGTACATCGCCCTCGTGAGCATAGACAAGATACTGCCGAACGATGAGCTGTGCCTCAAGTCCGTGTTCGTGCAGTCCGCCTTTTTCGGAACCTTCCCTCCCGCCTACATAAACGTGAACGAGAGGATCGAGGGGCAGGAGATGCACGTGATCCTCATTGACAACGGCAGGAGTGAGGCGAGGTTCAGGGAGCAGCTGTCGTGCGTCAAGTGCGGTAGGTGCCAGCTTGAGTGCCCGGTTTTCCAGCTCGCCGGCAACATATGGGGCGGCGATGTCTACGGCGGCCCCATGGGGATGGTGTGGAGCGCCATAACTGCTCAGATCCCGGAAAACGTCTTCCTCTCAACGCTGTGCGGGAAGTGCATGGAGGTGTGCCCGATGGAGATAGACATGCCCTCTATGCTCAGGGAGATGAAAAGGAGCATTGTGCAAGGAGAGGATAAACTGTAATATACTCCCGCCCCCAAGTATTAGTATGCTCACGTTCTCAGAGTTTGTCGAGCTGTGCAGCGTTGTGGAGAAGATCTCCTCAACCCTCGAGAAGACCGCGAGAATTTCCGCGTTCATAAAGAAGATTGAGGATGACGATGACCTTTACAACACGATTCTCTTCCTGATGGGCAGGGTCTACCCCGAGTGGAGCGAGAGGGATCTCGGGGTTGGGATAGGGCTTGTTTACGAGGCCCTTAGAATTTCGACCGGAGTTGACAGGCGGACAATCGAGAACCTCGTGAGGGAGAAGGGTGACATGGGGCTTGCCGCCGAGGAGGTAGTGAAGAGAAAGACCCAGACGTCCCTCTTCTCGGAGGAACTCACCATAAGGAAGCTCAGAGAGGTCTTCGACGAAATGAGCAGCCTTACCGGAGAGGGAAGCCAGAAGAAGAAGATCATCCTCCTCTCCGAACTCTACATCTCCTGCACACCCATCGAAGCGAGGTACCTGACAAGGCTCATTCTGAAGGAGATGAGGCTGGGCGTCGGTGAGGGAATAATTAGAGATGCGATCGCAAGGGCATTCGGAATAGAGAGCGAAATCGTGGAGAGGGCGTACATGGTCACCAACGACTATGGCAGGGTTGCGGTGGAGGCGAAGAGGGGTGGAAGGGATGCATTGCTCTCCCTCAAGATCACGCCACACGTCCCGGTGAAGATGATGCTCGCTCAGGTCGCGGAGAGT
Coding sequences within it:
- a CDS encoding (Fe-S)-binding protein, whose product is MIDPRFLVEMLSSNIERSGNPIGVENSKINTWWSDTEVKKDGEWLFFTGMMYQLSPYIESIVSYLEKVENSGLQRLLGLSKNLPLPFGILSRTTPEERRREADRILRCIHSLLLKSGVEVFYLPELDAYTGILLYDFGDDEGFERHARKVAKTLESAGVERIVTADPHTSYALKVLYPEYTGAEFEVSSYIELVRPRKKGNKTEVVVHDPCYYGRYLEISDEIRRLLRDAGVEFTEPKYSGRMTNCCGGPIEAISPSVSKEIAKLRLSELEGGVVVTACPICMVNLRRAGGEVVDLATVIGDEDC
- a CDS encoding LUD domain-containing protein; protein product: MRIAEVLRRNGADVLVVRDANEVLEKFRDAYVSHALSADEKTGVIFLGGVEDKRQSALAEYHVIVLRAEDIMEDVLSAYAHARARSNHVFATSSPSKTADIEGKLVFGMHGPRRVTVIIEVGE
- a CDS encoding LutB/LldF family L-lactate oxidation iron-sulfur protein; this translates as MRVEEAIKRESIREGILRSLRNLSSAVERNVQEHPYLLDYAREVREARLGVAENYSQWMSRARDVLESRGVEVHFARNARRAREIAGEIVGSGKVVVKAKSMVSEEIHLREHLERLGNEVWETDLGELIVQLANEKPMHMVIPALHYSEGEVAEILKKIGVTGKSAEELAEGVRRFMREKFLKADVGISGCNAFSAESGRIFLIENEGNIRLSTTLPKTYIALVSIDKILPNDELCLKSVFVQSAFFGTFPPAYINVNERIEGQEMHVILIDNGRSEARFREQLSCVKCGRCQLECPVFQLAGNIWGGDVYGGPMGMVWSAITAQIPENVFLSTLCGKCMEVCPMEIDMPSMLREMKRSIVQGEDKL
- a CDS encoding GMP synthase subunit A, which encodes MKVYIVYNLGQYNHLIHRTLRDLGVESRLIDNTTPPEEIDADGLVIGGGPSIEKSGRSVEYVKELDIPILGICLGHHIIAKAYGGEVGRGSVGGYAEVEVTVLDEDEIFRGFPEKIRVWASHMDEVKQMPENFELLATSDVCRVEAMRHREKPIFGVQWHPEVYHSQYGEEVYRNFIEICRR